CGGTTCtggtaaaattaaaatgtacATACATATGCATTTATCTCTGTTACTATTAGCCAACTCTAAAATGATAACTTCAAGAGACTTTAGTAGTAGACTTATTACaatattaatgttttatgttaCGTCAAAATGATGTATAGTGTGTTCATATATTTAATCCCATGATCCATCAATCCATATGTTGCAAATAGTGGAAACAATTATCAACGAATAATcgaatctttatttattttttattttttttaaaaagggaatATATGAGTTTGCTTTGAAGACTCCATAGATTCTCGGCTCTTCTgcttttacgtttttttttcttctccatacctcttttttcagtttttccACTATCCTTCCTAGCTAGTCCTACCTATCCACCACCAGtctccaaaataaatatttattttgaatattaaaaaatggaGTTACTGTGAAGTTTATTTAGAATCTTCTAGTCGACATATATAGCGTTAGGATTTCACTTATTTTATAACCGTTTCAACTATATTAGCGATCACGTtccattttatttgatatataatatctttTCTCTAGGCCTTTCGAGAGGTTGTtactcaaaaagaaaatttgattttgactAATTCAATTTATCAAcctgacaaaacaaaaagaaataataattaataaccaaaCTATAAAGAAGAGTTTAGTAATGTTTACATGTATCAAACAGGCAGGAATGATAAGTGCATTGGAAATGAAGATTCGGCACTCTGTTGACTAATATGTAATCATTATTTCAAACACATCTAGTTTTTCTTGGTTAATTATTAGTTAAGAAAATGATCGAGAGCGAAAGATCTATCGAATAGTGATAAACTATACGATTTTGACACAACGGAACATGTACTCCACTCGATCGCgttcatataaataaatggacTCACATGTATAAACTAAACATGAcacaataaaataagataataaataaatgggtCAGTTTATATTGATATTAGGCTTTGATCGCAACATGTTTGACATGTAAGTATTCTTAACGAACGACGTTATGCATCTTAATTAGTTTGTATATATCACTCGATTTCGATTAATACTTTTCAATTTGGGGCGGCCATATAAGATGTACAGGTTCCAAATGGCGTACGAGAGATTGAAACAAAAAAGCCATAAATACCTAACAAGGAAGAAATTAATGTTAGTGTATAGATCAATCATGGAGCTATTTACAcataaccaaaatccaaaattttaaaataaagtaaaaccgAAAGACATGGAGAAGGAACAGTAAACTCAATCAATGCACAAAGaaacgaaacaaacaaaaaaggaatcaaaattataacaattaatattaAGTGGGTCCAATTCCTATTGAGAGGAAATTTGATTAAACCACATCATATACATGGAGAATACAACAATCATATCTATGCTCAATAATGTTCAAAGCTaaagccaagaaaaaaaaaaccataacaaACAATATTCGTGAATTGCTGAGAACAAAAGACGTAAGGATGTTACAAGACTAAAGTCTAAGATAAAATCAGTATTTTGTGGGAAAGATCATGCGTACAGATGCTGTTGTTTGAGTTTAAATGGAACAGTGGAgtgaaaaaaagcaaaaaaatgtaaTTGTTTTCGAGTAtgtaaaaggaaaagaaactatGGTACGAACTACGAAgctcaaaaattgaaaaaaattgttctctacttttgtctttctttattGCTCTCTCTAaagacttttttaaaaaaataaaaagtttttggTGACAATCAGAAAAAAGGCAAAATGATGAGAGAATGAGCGGTCAAGTTTGAAGTAAGAAGTAATCAGTACTTTTGCTCACCGGGCCCTGTGGGTAGTTTGTGTACGGGGAGGTTCATGGACCCATCACTCATTCATGTGAtgaaaaaaatcagttttaagagataaaaaaaaagcaagaaaaaaaaaggaattgaaaATATGGCTTGAGAGAACTGGTATGTTCAATTTGGTGCCAGCCTGCATTGATCTATGAGGCCAATGTACCATGTTTGTTTTGCGTCGAGAGAGAACAAATTCATCAACATTGGCAAAATCTAACCATATGTATTTCgaatgaatatgatgatgaaaCACTCTACTCATTTtacttaaagaaaaaataaacaaaatataaagataaatatgTTTGATAGCTCTTGGTTATTATTTCTTAAAaccaaatgaaagaaaaagttCAGAATTCCACGTCTATAAACGCAATcgcttaaaaaaaaacagcgaTCAggaatataaaccaaaaacgcAAAAAAGTTCAGAATCCACGTCTATAAACGCAATCGCTAAAAAAAACAGCGATCAagaatataaaccaaaaacgcGGCACTGAGacaaacgagagagagagtcgcATCGCATGCATCACATGATCGAGCAAAGTCCACCCGACGAACCCGTATAATACTGCGGTTCTACGTAAGCGTAACTATGAACCGATCTTGACGATGGCATCGGCATAGGATAAACCGGCGGTGTTGTATGCGGGTTCCGTGGTCCCTGATCCGTCTGCCGCTGCTGATTACACGTATAAGGAGCATAGTTTCCAGCGCACGGATACGACGGCGGATACGAATATGGATTATAACCACCGGAGGAGGCCATGGCAGGAAGGAAATAGCCTGAATGACCGTAATAACCGCCGCCGCGGGGATTCAAAACTTCTCCGTCGAAACGGAGATTGATGATCTTTCCATGTTCGCCGTACCGATCCATTACCGCCATCAATATACTAGGGTTAACCCTCGCCTTTAGTTTTATTGAGTTGTCGTCTCCGACGAATTCCATTGAGTAAACAGCTGTAACAATATtggaaaaatttgaaaaaaaatatcaccaaaaaaaacaaatcatctaacaaaacaaaacaaaaacaaacgtaCGTACCGTAGAGACAATGCATTACTTCAGACACTTTTTGCGTACAAAGCATGCAGCTTCTGTTCACTTTCATCACACAGCTCTACAGAGTAAATTAAACAAcatcgttaaaaaaaaaagaaaaacacatataaaattataatggaTTAATAAATCAGAATCGTTCGGCTAACCATATCGACACAGTAATTGTAATCCATTATTGATGAAGCTTGtgaattcttttttgtttttgctttggttGCGTGGTGGTCTAACAGCTGAAACTAAATTAAAAGAGGGTAAATGGGTTGAAACTTATATAGATTGTTATAGGTTAAGGCAAATGCTGCATATTTGATCGAAGATGAATATTGTATTTCCCAAAATAGCGTTTTGAAGGATACTGTATTCCGAAATCGTTTATTTACGGACCAATAGGAAGGGAAATGAAAAGATCATTTGATATCGGGATAATCTTGAAATGGATTCTATAGTATATATGCTAACTAATTAAGAGATTGCCAGATTAGGATAagattgagaaaacaaaatcatttaccTTTTCGATACccccacaaaataaaataaaaacagcgGATTTGGAACAATACTTTGATTACCTCTTCGaaaccccaaacaaaaaaggaaaaagctaATTAAATTAGTCAGACGTGGATAAGATTTCGTATCTTTTTAGGTCAAAGTCAAACAATTAATTTGCAcgaaatcatttttattttatttttaactgcgCCAGATTAATATAATTAGTAATTCTACCATGCAACTTCGCAATCCACATTATGTGGGCTGCTGGTCGTTTAACGTCAGGCCCTTTATAATACATCAGAGACTCGGACTCATCATCCTGTGTAGGAGGTAacttgagtaaaaaaaaatggctgGTAGTTCTTTCTCAAGGATTTTACAATAGTATTTCACCATTGGCAAATCATGTTGATACTTTATAATCTGAAATTGTCAATCCTTTTGCTTCCCTGTGCATAAACTAAAAAATTGCAATGAATACCAAATATTTggattaaaagaaagaagatcttTGTACTAATCCTCCAATTATACACCTCAAAAGAATGTATTTTTTCCTGTACAGAAAAGAATGCTGCTATATACATTCCTAGTCCATATATGTGACACCAAAATCTATACAGTTTCTGAGTAGAATCAATGATGATTTAAGGCAAATGGTTCTTAATTGTGTCACCCCACTATGTAAAACTCCCATCTGCATTCTTCAAGTCTATACTGTATCAAAGAATGCCTTTAGATTCCTCTAGCCATAAGCTATCTTCCTGCGAATTGGAAACTACCAGGCAAATCTGAGAAGCTAAGACGAGCAAATACTGCAAAGTAGGATTGTTCAAACTTGCAATTTTTCACTACTAATTAAGAGGCTTAAAAGGCTTCTTTCTATGTCTATTTAATAGATGTGTGCAAATAATAtccaccagaaaaaaaaaaggcttagTACAATACCGGCCACAGTCAATAGATGTAATATCATCAACGGAGACTTGAATCAAGTGCCTCCAAGGACCTGGAGAAAGGAGACTTATTTCGAGAGGCTTCTGCAGCAGATGATGGGGATCCTTTGTATATATCTCCAGCTGAATGATATTTTTAACCACCTACAAAAGGGTACAAAAGGATGAAAACCTACTTGCTATGGCTGTGTAAGTTTTACAGGAGTGCTTGAGACAAGGGAAGCAGCATACTATTATGTTCTATCAAAGCTATAAGGCTCTTGTTTCTCTGTGACTAGAGTGACGAAGACCCAAAAGCCATAGTTATTTTCTAGATGGTTCATCCAATTCTCACTATATTGCATCAACTGCAGTTTCAAAAGAAGagccagaaaaaaatatttatgaagggTATTTACATCCACTAACGAGAGATCTTGGCAGAGTAACCAAGCATCTAGAAACCCATTGCAAATGCATTTCAGAAAACATAGACAAACAAGTGTAAAATCTCATCTACAATGAGTACATAAACtacttaagaaaataataggTAGAAAATAGAAAGACCTGTGTTATATTGGGCGTAGTGATATTGCTTTGGCAGCCATCAAGGAGAGGAGTGTAGAAAGCTGGTTCTTCAGCAGAATCTCCCAAGATTTCATCCGAACGTGAACGTGGCTTAGGTATAGCAGGGGGCTCTAAGAAGCTATTTCTTAATTCTGGATCACGTGAACGTTGCCTTGCTAGAAGAGGAGGTTTTAAGAAGCTATTTCGTAAATCTGAATCTGACTGACGAGGAAATGAAGTGTCTATAATAGAAGCTCCCAGCCTATAAATCTGAAACCATAACAGAGAAGACGATATCCTCACAAGAAACCCAGTAATCTCCATAGCCATAGTGAGTTCCATAGAGAAGATGTAAAAGGCTTTATACATCTCAAATCTTTTGTCAATAATAGGCAGCAGATGATAAGTGGCTCTCTACAGAATCTGAATTTCTGAACAGGACATAACAAAGATTTAATGATCATATCATTTCAAAAAAGACAAGGAGCAACCAAAGAAAGCTCAGGAcagttaataaaatatgtgttgCAAATTAAACAAAGCCACAGAAACCAAATTTatgatcatcatgatcacaAGAGGATAGTGACATACCAAATCTCCTTGGAGAAGAGTATGAACAATGAGACATCAAgaagattttaaaactttattcaaGACATAATCTCTAACATTTTTTgcccaaaagaaagaaagaaatctttAACATTTAGAAAGGAAAGTAACGTTccgaaaaataaaaactgaaaacaaaatcacaagAGAGACCAATATAACCATGCTTCCACTGGGTTACCAAATCTAAACAAGTGATAACAAGATATAGGAGGCCAACATCATCACGCATTCCAGTTGCTAAACGCTGATCAACCACTCTTAATCGTCCAACAAGCCAGACGAAGAGACTGAGCTGGAAGAGTAGGGACTCGAAGAGCCCGAGCTGGAAGTGTACGAGCTGGAAGAATCCGAGCTGGAAGAGTGCAGACCCGAAGAGCCCGAGCTGGAAGAATACGGACTGGAAGAGTCCGAGTCCGAGCTGGAAGAGTCCACACTCGAAGAAGTCGGCCGATTTGAAGAGACCGAGCTGGAAGAGTCCGGATTTGAAGAGACCGAGCTCGAGGAGTCCGGACTTGAAGAGGTCTCCAGACTTAAAGACAACAGAATGGTCTCCGGACTTAACGGACTCGAAGAGGTTTCCGGACTTGACGAGACCGGACTGGAAGTGGCCTTCTTCTTACCAGACACGTCTGGTAGGTACCGAAAGTAACTCTGTAACTTACCATTCTTCACTAGCTGTGTTGCTTTATCGATCTTGCCTGCACCCATCAAACGCTCAACCACGGGTTTGTACATGTTGGGGCGAGACAGAAGCTTGTGTTTGATGGCCTCTTCAGATATCTCAACCGCTCTATCTAGATCACCTTTCTTGCAGAGAAGAGGGATTAACAAACAGTAAGTCACCGTATCAGGAGTCAGACCCTTCTCCTTTATCTCATTGTACCATTTCATAACCTCCTCGAGGTTGTTATCAAGGCGGTAAGCCGTGATGAAAGCATTGTATGTATGAACATCTGGGACGATCCCTTCAGTTTTCATAACATCGATCAAGTTAATTGCATCAGTGAACTTCTTGTTCCGAGTCAGACCTCTCACCCTGGAGTTATAACTCCTGATGTTAGGAGCAAGATTCTTGGATTTCATCAAATCCCAAATCCTATCTCCTTCAACAAACAACTCCCTCCTATACAACTCTTCTAACAGTGTGTTGAAAGTAATCAAGTCAGGCTCAAACCCATTCTTCTCCAGCTCCTCAAAGATGGCTAATATACTATCCATAGAGCCTTTACGACAAAGTGCTTTGATCATAGTATTATAAGTAACCAAATCAGGGGTAATACCTAGCTTCTCCGGCAACTCCTTGAAAGCCTTCATGGCCTCATCAAGCTTCCCTGAATTAACATAAGCCGATAAAAGCGTATTGAACGACTTGACAGTACGTTCACAGTTTAgctcaggcatttcatcgaacaacTTGTGTGCATGCTCCGCCATTCCTGAGTAGCCATACAAAAGCATCATACGGATAACGAAATCTTCAGACTTGATGTCATCGAACTTCTTCTGGTACTGAAGAACTTCGTCGATCGTTGAGAACTTCTTCGCTTCCCTGAGACGGCGGATAAACGCACTGTAGAGTCCATGGACTTGCCGGAAACTCTCTGACTCGCATGATTTCTTGAACTTCTCTACTTTCTTCGTCAATTTCGAAGTTTTCAATTCCTTGGCGTTGTTTGACGACTCCACTCCGTCTACTACGGCGGTGGAAGATGCTGTGGGTGCCTTCAATTTACTAGGGAATTTACTGGGTTTGGTTTGGCGTTTAGGTTTTGTGGACTTAGCGGTGGCGATTGCAGACCCTTTGAAGATCCCATGGAGACGACTGTACAGCGATGAGCCCACCTTGCTCATAGCTTTTTGCAGATCGCGAATGTGAGTGTGAGTGAGGACTGAGGagagggtttagggttttggctCCGTCTAGGTCTTCTTAGTTAAAACCTCTTAATTTAACATAAGAGAACAGCGTGCCGTTTTTCTTGACTACGCAGcgttttaacttttaaaccATTAACTGCATGCCATTTTTcgaatcagaaaaataaaaagggaaaaattttcaacttttaaaggccacacaaacaaaaacgacAAAGCTACAGATAGTTCTGTTATTCAATCACCTCACTCGCAAGTCGCAGTTTGAAACAAGACACTAAAGAGAGGAAACATGGACTAATAAGACACACTAAAAAGCCAATGAACGAACACTACTCTTCGGAAGAGAGACGTAGCTTGCACTGCAAATAGTCATTCGTCTTTGCAAGCTCGACGATCTCTTCAGCTTCATCTTGCTTAGACCCTTTCACCAATTCATCAACTACCTCCTGCAAGATGGCTCCATCGACAAGTAAACGCTTACTGAATATCTCCTTGCAGAGCTCATAAGCAGACTCTAAATCTCCCGCCTTGCACATTGCGGGAAGTAGTGAGGTAAAGATGAATTTCATCGGACGCAGACCattcttctcaatctccttgTACCACGTTATGGCTTCATCAAGTTTTCCTTCACCGACGCTTCCTTTAATCATGGCAGTGTATGTGAAAACATCGGGTTTAATCCCATTAACCTTAAGTTCGTCAAATAGATTAACCATCTCATCTGATTTCATCTCTGTGGCTAATCCTAACAACCGAGCATTGTAACTACGGACGTCTCTCCTAACCTTCTTCTCTCCCATTCTAGCCCATATCTTTTCTCCCTCCTGGATCTTCCCTTTTGTATACGACTCATGTAATAGTATGTTGAAGGTGATATGATCAGGTTTCAATCCCTTGTTCTCAATCTCATCAATCAAAGCAACAGCTTCAGTAAAGGAACCTTTTCCACACAATCCTTTGATCAAAGTATTGTAAGATGCAACATCTGGTTCAATCGAGAGCTTACCAGGCAACTCCTTGAAGAGTTCTTCAACCAAATCGAACTTCTTAGAGTTCACACACGCATTAAGCAAAGCGTTGAATGACAACACTGTTCCCTTACAGTTTCTctcaggcatttcgtcgaacaccttcTGCGCATTCTCAAACATACCAACTCGTCCATAGAGATTGATAATCCTGGCCACGAATCCTTCCTTTGACATGTTTGGGTACTTGTTTTGCTCCTCCAGGATCTCCTCGATCCACTCAAACTTCTTGGCTGCGGCGAGACGGCGAACGGTTCTCTCATAGACGGCTATATTCTTCCGGAACCACTCTACTTCGCAAGCCTTCTTGAACTTCTCCGTGATGAATTTGGGGTCACGTTCGTCATTTACGAGAGTGATGAGGGATGAAGGTTTGGGTGGCGAGGTTGTTGTTGCAGCTGCGGTAACGGCGGAGAAAAAGCGGCGGTTTGTGGGAGTGCTGAAGCTGAAGGTGCTACGGAGGAGAAAGCGGGAGAGCGACGACATCGTTTTTAGCTGTGTGCAaggtttttttctcttttcttttttttttggatcggAGTGCTCTGAGGTTTTTAGTCAGGGCAGGGGTACTTTAATACTTCGAATTAGGTTTGGAAATGTTTAGAAGATAAATGAACCCTTACTTCTGTATTACAAAGCAACCGAAATAGTGTTTTTAAATGACAATTGACTCATATTCTTTGGGGATGGGATTACTTTGTATcattaaaaagtataaaactGTGAATTTTCATAACTTGTAGTTTtccattaaattttatgttcaTTTGTCCATGTACCTATCCGATCCCGACTGCATTTGGTGTTTGTCACTAAGAAAAGCTTTGAAAGAGTCATAAGAACAACGAGCATACCTTGAGTTGGAGACTAGCTCAAGGCGAATTTAAGTCACGACGAATCTTGGAAGGAATATAAACCTCTGACAAAAAAGACAGTGAGTGAACTGAGAGTGCTTCGATCTCAAACTTCACTCCTCTTTCCAGCATCGTTTCAAGTTCCAATCTTAGACAAAAAAATCGTTTTGATCAAGACTAGTTTTTGTACTCTGAATGAAATGTAAATACACAAAGACAAGGAAGTTTGTTGATACCTCCATTGTGGCAGTTCACGTTTCAGGTAGCATCTAAGCAACAGTGCCTCAGTTCTTTTCTTATCTGTCAGTGAAAATAGTCCGATCTCATAAACGTaaccaatgaaaaaatgaaaaatacaaagattaaaACGATAAGGTGGTTTAATGCTCTTACCTTCTTCTGTCAAAGGCAAAAGGCACTGTTTGGGTACATTATATATCTCAGAGTCTGAAGGAAAAGCTCCCAACCATTTCATATCTGGTGCTCGTAATGATTCAATATCATAGGCCATTTGCTTACAGAAAGAAAACAAGCGACACAAGGAAAATGGTTCAAAATGATGTGGGTCAATGCCATATAGATCATTACAACCAAACAATGCAAGCGGTAAAAAAATTCGAGTTCAATCATCTAATATTCTGTAACAGAATCTAACCATGGAGCCAAAACGGTATGTGGCTAGGATCTCAAAGCCATATGGATCACAATCGACTAGACAATGCACAGGTAGTTGCAACTTCTCAATGAGGAGTCGCAAGAACCTGGAGATAATCTGTGTTATTCACTAGTATATTTCCTCAATAGAAGATCATGTCTGATACGGTAGTAATCCAAGAACCTGGGATTAAGTTATATACCTTCTTGTTGAGACATCAGGATAGCCTCTTCCCTGCCAAAAAACAATCATACCTTTACCGAAAAAATTGGAAGAAAGGAAAGCAAAACTAGTCAAAACTGAAATCAGAAAGAACAAATCAACTGCAGTGCTTACTGTGATAACGATGCAGCGGTTCATCTTGCAAAACATATCATTTGCTAAACGCTGgaatactatatataaacagTAGAATGGATGAAGTGATCGATCAGTTGgtgaaatgaagaaaaaaaagcatcatCCTGGTTACAACATAAATAGAGGAGTCTACCTGTTTCTTTTTCCACCACCAGTATGTACTCTGCTAGGCTAACAATATCTGCAAGCATGAAGATGACATCCAAATATCATTCCTAACACAAATGTTGTCAGCTTAAATAGGGATTTGACTTCTATGGagagtcataaaatcattgcaGATATAAGATACCTTCGACTTCCTCTACAAGAACAGGAACGGGAAATGCCTGAAATTAAGTCATATTCCAGAGTTACACTTCCTGATgccaacataaaaaataaatctcaaGTTCCAATCTTACAGTATTCAAGCTGTTTAAACAATCAAACTTCCTTCCAGCTTCCCTAAATTTTAACCAGCCCATCACCAACCTACAACACAAACGAACGATGAGTTGGATCCTAAACTAGTGACATTCCCAAGATAGAAGCAGTGTAATTGTTACCAACTGAGTACCCACCCGTTTCCAACAGAAACCTGCAAAACATCACACGAATCACAGACTCAAAAACGAGGATTATAATTCtttataaggaaaaaaactgaaagtgaAGGTATTCAAGTACTAACCACATTCAAGTTGTACCGACTACACTGAAAAAGGATGCATATATCACCAATAGCACGGTCCACAACTGATTGAGCTATAAAGAAGCAGACAAAAACAGTAACGCCAAAAAGACAACAATAGTGACGCAAACTCATTAGTTAAGCATACTAAATGTGAAGTTGAATTTATCAATAGAAGAGATCACCAGATACATCCATAACTAAATAAATACCTTTGAATGCTGAAGGGTGCATGTAGTAGATATCTCTTTTGGATGCATGTCTATTttcttgaagaagttgttggaATATCAACATTACTCTTAGCAACATATCTGAAAGGTGGAAATTGCATACTGTAATGATACTATCTAAACCAAGagataacacacacacacacacagctGGAATTGTGAAACCTGACTCTCACCGATTCTGTAGGTTTGAGGTTCCCTCTTAAGAGTAAGAATGTCCTGACCCTTTGGTTTATCAGAGCTGCAAAAGCTATAAAGGCAACATAAAAATCGATGAATCAGTCCAGACTCATAATCCAAGTCCTAAGGGCTAAGAAACACCGTCTTCTCTCCATATATAACAATTCaagagagaaattgaaagatagAGACAAACCAGTCCGATTCAGGATTCATGCAATAGTTCCTAAATCGATTGATTGAAATTTTCGGAGATCTTCCCTCGGCAAGATCTTCAACGACCGATCGAGTAAATTCTGCTCAAATTTCAAATCATGGTgatgaacaaaacaaaggaagagTCAGCGAAATCATCAACCAGCGAGAGAATTCAATCTAGAGTACGATTCGGAGTtctggggattttttttttattttggggttACCTTTGATCCTTTGAAGCAAATTAGTATCTTCTGAACTCGAAATTTTTCCCTCCATCTCTTTCGTCTCTAATTTCTTTTCAAACCCGATAAATGCCAAATCGGCGACGATTTAGACGGGAGAAGTGTGGGAGGGTGTGCGAAAACGAAAAGCTTGCCGTTATAAccttaaaatcaaaacaatgcgtgtcgttttgtttcttctgtctaaaataaaaaatactccGTGACGTTGGGCGTTATAATGCGTTATGTCTGAACCTCATGGTTATtgcgtttttttatttatttttgaaacgcATGGGTAATTACTATTCACTAATCTAGGCAACGTATATATATGACCGTGGTGAGATTatgcggaagaagaagaagaaacaacacaaaataaatGGATATTGAACCAGCCATAGTTATTTTGCGAGTATGGATCgatgaaagaaacagaaaaatatcGGACTTGGATAGCTACCTTTATATGTTTGATAATGAGCCTAGCTAGTGATGCCTGCCAATATACTCCCTAGTAGTCCCTCCACCCTCCTGTCCTATGAACCATATTTTAATTCATACGGTAGTATTGGAGATAGCTTGGATAATTTAGAATTAGGTCCAGTGGTCGAGATTTGTTCGTGAGTGAGCTACATGCTCGAGCACGTGAGGAACGTACCAACATGTTCGAATCTACTATATGATAGCTATTCAATTAtttgatctttttcttctctttgatagCCCCTCacctaattaatatttatagaaTCTAACAAGTAAGAATATACtactttcatatattttatctgAAAACGTATTAATGATCATCAGATacgtattttaaaaaaaaaaaataaaggactCATCCTGTATTTCTGACTATAATACAAACAGTgataacatttaaattgttttcttcCGTTATATTAGTAAACAAATGGAAAGCTGTCGCGTCGGTGGGTTGTATTTTTCATTAggaaatatagtaaaaaaaaaaaaagttaaggcACGGATTTTAACGTCGTTCAGCATTTTCAAAtatcagaaaattttgaattattttgaaACTAAATCTGATTACTAAATCATGtcaatgaaatgtaaaatgtaaCGTAGAAAATAAATGAGAGATACCTAAAAATAAGCCTCGCACCTCACatattaatctttcttttttcaaaaaatagcaTAAAGCAAGATTTATTCTTATTCCCCGTGAACTAATaatattacatttgtaaatattACTCTAGtattagtaagaaaaaaaaactaacgaaAGTACTtgagaaatttaaaaaacagagagagctAGAGATCTTAGTCGAGGTTGGTGAAACTACCAAAGAGAGTTTCTTCGTGTTGTCCGCCGACGACATAGTCAAGAATCCCTTCCGTCGCCACCTTTAAGCCGGCGCCTTCGCCGGGGATGGTAGATGAAGACGGAAGGTCGGAGGTGCGTGCGAAGAAGAAAATGGCGGCGAGAAAGAGAGCTGTCGAGACAAATAGTGGCCAGAAGTAAGATAATACAGTGAGGAAACCAGGGGAATAAGTGACGAGAGCCACGGTGAGGAGAGATATAACGAAAGCCAAGACGATGTGGAACTTGAACTTCAGAAGCTTCTCCCGGAACTCCATCTCCGATCACCGACCAAGATCTCTGTTACGCTTGTGTTGTTATCACGAGAAAGATAGCTAGAgtgaagagagatagagatatcCAAGAGATAAtgctaactctctctctctctcctcttttaaAGTGTCTATACGTAAAGAAATAGGAAAGATTCTT
The Camelina sativa cultivar DH55 chromosome 15, Cs, whole genome shotgun sequence DNA segment above includes these coding regions:
- the LOC104745549 gene encoding uncharacterized protein LOC104745549, giving the protein MDYNYCVDMSCVMKVNRSCMLCTQKVSEVMHCLYAVYSMEFVGDDNSIKLKARVNPSILMAVMDRYGEHGKIINLRFDGEVLNPRGGGYYGHSGYFLPAMASSGGYNPYSYPPSYPCAGNYAPYTCNQQRQTDQGPRNPHTTPPVYPMPMPSSRSVHSYAYVEPQYYTGSSGGLCSIM
- the LOC104745552 gene encoding pentatricopeptide repeat-containing protein At3g13160, mitochondrial-like; the protein is MSSLSRFLLRSTFSFSTPTNRRFFSAVTAAATTTSPPKPSSLITLVNDERDPKFITEKFKKACEVEWFRKNIAVYERTVRRLAAAKKFEWIEEILEEQNKYPNMSKEGFVARIINLYGRVGMFENAQKVFDEMPERNCKGTVLSFNALLNACVNSKKFDLVEELFKELPGKLSIEPDVASYNTLIKGLCGKGSFTEAVALIDEIENKGLKPDHITFNILLHESYTKGKIQEGEKIWARMGEKKVRRDVRSYNARLLGLATEMKSDEMVNLFDELKVNGIKPDVFTYTAMIKGSVGEGKLDEAITWYKEIEKNGLRPMKFIFTSLLPAMCKAGDLESAYELCKEIFSKRLLVDGAILQEVVDELVKGSKQDEAEEIVELAKTNDYLQCKLRLSSEE
- the LOC104745554 gene encoding uncharacterized protein LOC104745554 — protein: MYKAFYIFSMELTMAMEITGFLVRISSSLLWFQIYRLGASIIDTSFPRQSDSDLRNSFLKPPLLARQRSRDPELRNSFLEPPAIPKPRSRSDEILGDSAEEPAFYTPLLDGCQSNITTPNITQVVKNIIQLEIYTKDPHHLLQKPLEISLLSPGPWRHLIQVSVDDITSIDCGRKIAYG
- the LOC104745553 gene encoding pentatricopeptide repeat-containing protein At3g13150-like, with the translated sequence MSKVGSSLYSRLHGIFKGSAIATAKSTKPKRQTKPSKFPSKLKAPTASSTAVVDGVESSNNAKELKTSKLTKKVEKFKKSCESESFRQVHGLYSAFIRRLREAKKFSTIDEVLQYQKKFDDIKSEDFVIRMMLLYGYSGMAEHAHKLFDEMPELNCERTVKSFNTLLSAYVNSGKLDEAMKAFKELPEKLGITPDLVTYNTMIKALCRKGSMDSILAIFEELEKNGFEPDLITFNTLLEELYRRELFVEGDRIWDLMKSKNLAPNIRSYNSRVRGLTRNKKFTDAINLIDVMKTEGIVPDVHTYNAFITAYRLDNNLEEVMKWYNEIKEKGLTPDTVTYCLLIPLLCKKGDLDRAVEISEEAIKHKLLSRPNMYKPVVERLMGAGKIDKATQLVKNGKLQSYFRYLPDVSGKKKATSSPVSSSPETSSSPLSPETILLSLSLETSSSPDSSSSVSSNPDSSSSVSSNRPTSSSVDSSSSDSDSSSPYSSSSGSSGLHSSSSDSSSSYTSSSGSSSPYSSSSVSSSGLLDD